From the genome of Pseudomonas bubulae:
GTCACCTCAGCATTCACTGCCATGGGTAAAGGGGAGGACATCAAACTGACAAACCGCCACGATCTCAGAGTGTCCCTTAACCGGCCCCAGGTTATACGCGACGTAGCCGCAACCCTTGGCGAGGACGTGGTACGGCAACTACAAGAGCAACTGACAGGCATTGCACCTCAGCCGCCAAAGAGCGCGCCAGCACCACTCAACAGACTACCCGAGGATGAAGCTGCGGTGATTCTGCGCTGAGCCCTGAGCACAAGCCAGTTGTCGCTCAACAGCCGAGATCAGACCGACGTGTAATGCTGAGCCATGAACTCGACAAAAACACGCACTTTGGGGGCCAGAAGGCGGGCGTGCGGATAGAGGGCAAAGTAATGACGCTGGCCTGCGTTGTAGTCGGGAAGAATCTGTACCAACTGGCCGCTTTGCAAGTTCTGTTGCACCGTCGCCCGTGTGAACGCGGCAATGCCCAGACCGGCCAACGCGGCGCTGTGGAGGGAGGTAATGGTGTCGGTTTTGAAACGTCCGTTGAGCGCCACCACCACGGTATCAGCCCGCGCCGAATTCAACCGCCACTCATTGCTCCCCGTAAAACCGAGTAACTGATGGGTAGCCAGCTCGTCGACCTGGCGTGGCAAGCCTTGGCGACTGACATAACCGGGTGCAGCCACCAGAATCAGATCGGATACGGTCAGTTTCTTGGCCACCAGCGAGGAGTCTTCCAGGGGGCCGCTGATGCGCAGTGCAAGGTCGAAGCGCTCAGCCACCAGATCAACAAAACGGTCCTCGCAGGACAGGTCTACCCGGATCTTGGGGTAGCGTTGCTGGAACCCGGGCAACCAATTGCCCAACTCCAGCGTCCCGATCACCAAAGGCACGCTGATACGCAGAGTCCCTGACGGTTCGCTGCCATCGTCGGCAACAGCCAACGCCGCTTGGTCGAGCCGCTGCAAAATGTCGAGGCAGGCCGCGTGATAGCGCTCCCCTGCCTCAGTCAGGCTCAAGTGCCGGGTTGTGCGGTTGATCAACCGCACACCGAGTTGTGCCTCCAGATGCTGTAAATGCCGGGACAATGTCGAAGACGTGGTTTCCCATTGCTCGGCTGCTGCCGAAAATCCACGATTCTCGACGATGCAGCAAAACGCCCGCATGGCCAGCAACTGATTCATCGATTGAGCTTCACTTTAGAGGCAATTTAACGATCTGCGCCGTAGTCATGACGTCGCCAAAGGTGTCTTCGACTGAAGCCAGGGCTGCGCGGTGCAGGCTATTTGCATCAATGCTCGAGCCGTCTGCCCGGGTAATACTGCGGGTAGCGGAAGCATCAGATGCTACCACGACCTGGTACCCCAGCGGCGCAGCGTCCCGAGCGCCGCCGGCCACGCAGGCATGGGTCATCAGGCCGGCAATAATTACCGTCTTGATGCCTTTTTCCTTCAGCAGGCGGTCCAGTTCAGTGCTGCCAAAAACGCTCACGGTGGTTTTTTGCAACACCGTATCACCCGCGCGAGGCAGCATCTGCGGGTGGAATTTCACACCTTCGCCGTCCAGCGCAAAAACCGCTGAGCCCGCCGGGGCGATATGCTGAATCTGATAAACCGGAATCCTGGCCTTGTCCGCGAATGCAATAAGCTCGCGAGCCTTGTTGAGTGCCTTCTGGCCGTCCGGGATCGGCAACCGGCCGGTGAAGTACTCCTGCTGAAAATCAATCACCAGTAAAGCCGTAGAGGCCGGGTCAAGACGATCAATCGGAACAGCGCCAGACATGGCACGGATAGTGGGGTTGGGATTGACGGCAGGCTCAGCCGCGATGGCTGAAGTTGCCGCCAGACTCAGACAGGCGAGCAATGAGGACAGTAGTTTGGGCATTGTAAAAGTCATATGAACCTCTGGTTTGGAATGATGCAACGGAGGGTAAAAGTCTAAAAAGACCGATACCTCGCAACAACGCCAGGGCGCGCATATGACTTATGCGCTTTTTGCACAGATTTCAGTTTGTAGCGCGATGCAACGTCGCCAGAAAACCCGCCGCGCCAACAAACAGACCGGCAAAGGTGCGGTTCATCCGGCGCTGTTGTTGCGGCGTACGCAGCAGACGCAGGACCTTGGACGCCAACCCTGTGTAACCGGCCATGACGATCAGGTCGACGCAGATCATGGTCACGCCCAACGTCAGGTATTGGGACACCAGCGGCGCTGCCGGGTTTACGAACTGCGGCAGCACCGCGAGCATGAACACCAGCGCCTTGGGGTTGCTGACGTTGACCAGAAAGCCGCGAAATACGAGAGCCAGCGGCTTGCCGATGGGACGCACGGCGGCGTCATCGCTCAGATCAGCCGGCAGGGCACGCCACTGTTTGACGGCGAGGTAAACAAGGTAAGCCACGCCGAACCATTTGATGGCATAGAAAGCGGTAGACGAGGCTGCAAGGATGGCGCCGACACCGGCTGCGACAATGGCGATTTGCAACGCCAGGCCCAGTTGCAGGCCCAGGGCATTCCAGTAACCGCGCCAGAAACCATACTGCAGACCGCACGACATCGAAGCAATCGCGCCAGCGCCGGGGGACAGGCTGATCACCCAACAGGCAGCAAAAAAGGCCAACCACGTTTCCAACGACATCGCACACCTCGGACAAGATCTGTAACAAGTCCCTTAAGCTAATGCGTTGGTTGAAAATTGACCACAAATTTCTGAGGGTAGTTTTGACTCTGCGGGAGCGTTACAGGTCGCTTTCTCGCCAGCGGCGTACCGAGCGCTGGAAGAACAGACTGTTGGGGACTTGCACCATGCTGCTACCACTACCCGATTCAGCGGGTTCTATCAGCGTGGTGTAAAGCAGATTGATGGCCACCACACGACCTTTGACGCCGGGCTTGTCCAGCGTGTCGAGCAACTCCACCACGTCGCCAATGCGAAACGGCCCCACGGTAAAGATCAACACTGCACACAGCAGATTGGAAAGCACGCTCCACATGGCGAAGAAGGCAATTGCCGCCACCGCCACAAAGCCCGACAGCGCCGTCCACAACACGGTGGCCGAAACCCCCAGACGCTCCAGCACGACGATCACTGCGCTGCCCATGATGAACCAGCGCAAGCCGCCGCGCAGCGGCATCATCAGCTGTGGCGGGAACGGATAACGCTCGCCCAGCCGCGTCAGGAAGCGCGCCACGACACGTTGGGAGAAGTAACCCGCCAACAGAATCAGCAAAATCTGCACACCGATCCACAGCGGTGCGATCAGTTCGGCGGGCACTGGCAAGTGCAGGGCTTCCATCAGGACAGGGCTTCCAGTTCTGCTTGCATGGACTCAAGCAATTCCAGCGCTTCCATCCACCGCTCTTCCAGCTGGCTTTCGAGCACTTTGAGCTTGGCCTGTTCCGCCAGCAGATCACGCAATTCATCTTTGCGCGCAGCTTCGTAAACGGCACTGTCGCCCAGGCTGGTTTCGATTTTCGCCAGCTTTTCGTTGACCTTGCCCAGCTCGCTCTCAAGCTTGTCAGCTTCGCGTTTATGCGGTGCCAGCTGCTGACGCAACGCTGCAGCGGCCTGACGTTGAGCCTTTTTATCGGTCTTGTCAGGGTTGACCAGCGTGGTGCTGACCGGCGCATTGCGCAAACGGTAGTCGGCCAGCCAGCGCGCGTAGTCTTCGAGGTCGCCGTCAAATTCCTGAACCTTGCCATCGGCAACCAGCAGGAACTCATCCGTAGTGCTCTTGAGCAGATGGCGATCGTGGGACACCACCAGCACCGCGCCGCTGAACTCTTGCAGAGCCATGGTCAGCGCCAGACGCATTTCCAGATCGAGGTGGTTGGTCGGTTCGTCGAGCAGCAACAGATTCGGGCGGCCCCAGGCTATCAATGCCAGCGCCAGGCGGGCTTTTTCGCCACCGGAGAAGTTCAGTACCGGCTCGTCGATCCGCGCACCCCGGAAGTCGAAACCACCGAGGAAGTCGCGCAGGGTCTGTTCGCGCTCGGTCGGCGCCAGACGCTGCATATGCAGCAACGGGCTGGCCTTGGAATCCAGTGAGTCGAGCTGATGTTGGGCAAAATAGCCAACCACCAGATTCTCGCCACGGGCCAACCGACCCGACAGTGGCTCCAACTCGCCTGCGAGGTTTTTGATCAGGGTCGACTTACCCGCGCCGTTTGGCCCGAGCAAGCCAATACGGGCGCCCGGAACCAGTTGCAGCTTGACCTTCTCGAGGATGGTTTTGTCGCCATAACCCAGGCGCGCATCGGACAAGTCGAGCAACGGGCTGGAGAGCTTGACCGCTTCGCGGAACACGAAGTCGAACGGCGAATCCACATGGGCCGCGCTCAGCTCTTCCATACGCTCAAGGGCCTTGATCCGGCTCTGCGCCTGACGGGCCTTGGTGGCCTGGGCCTTGAAGCGGGCGATATAGCTTTCCATATGCGCACGTTGCGCCTGTTGCTTTTCGTAGGCCTGTTGCTGCTGGGCCAGACGTTCGGCACGGGCACGCTCAAATGCGCTGTAACCACCGCGATAGAGGGTGATTTTGCGCTGATCGACGTGGGCAATGTTGTCGACCACGGCATCCAGGAAGTCCCGATCGTGAGAGATCAGCAGCAAGGTGCCAGGGTAATTCTTGAGGAAGTCTTCAAGCCAGAGAATGGCGTCGAGATCCAGGTGGTTGGTCGGTTCATCGAGCAACAAAAGATCCGACGGGCACATCAGGGCCTGAGCCAGGTTCAGGCGCATCCGCCAGCCACCGGAAAAATCGGCAACCGGGCGATCCATCTGTTCGTTGGTAAAGCCCAGTCCGGCGAGCATTTTGCGCGCCCGTGCATCGGCGGTGTAGCCGTCGGCGCTGTCCAGCTCGGAGTGCAGGCGCGCTTGCGCAGCACCGTCCTCGTCAGCTTCGGCCCTGGCCAGATCGGCCTGCACCTGGCGCAATCGCTGGTCGCCATCGAGCACATAGTCGATCGCAATGCGGTCGAGGGTGTCGATTTCCTGGCGCATATGGGCGATCCGCCAGTCGGCCGGGAGCAGACAATCCCCGGAATCAGGCGTCAACTCACCCAGCAGCAAGGCGAACAAAGTGGATTTACCGGCGCCATTGGCGCCGACCAGACCGGCTTTGTGGCCGGCGTGCAGGGTCAGCTCGGCGTCTTCTAGCAGACGTTGCGGGCCACGCTGTAAAGTCAGGTTCTGAAGTCGGATCATAATGGCGGCGGAGTCTACCAGCTTCCCTCTCAACTGGCGCGAATTGCACTATGCAGACTGACCTGTGGAATTACTGTTTGAACCTCTATGCCCGACCTGGGGTGGAGCAGGCCTTCCTGCAATTGCAGGACCAGGGTGTGGATGTGTGTGTGCTGCTGTGTGCAGCCTGGCTTGAGGAGCGCGGCGTGGCCTTCGACAAGGCGCGCCTTGGGCAACTGAATGCCTGTGCCGGACCCTGGCAGCACGAAGTGGTTCAGCCGTTGCGACAACTGCGAACACGCTGGCGCGAAGCAGCCGCGCACGACGATGCACTGGCGACGCTGCGCGTGCAGGTCAAGGCATTGGAGCTGGAGGCCGAACGGATGTTGTTGCGGCGCCTGGAATCCGTGACTCAGGGCTGGTC
Proteins encoded in this window:
- a CDS encoding cysteine hydrolase family protein, whose translation is MPKLLSSLLACLSLAATSAIAAEPAVNPNPTIRAMSGAVPIDRLDPASTALLVIDFQQEYFTGRLPIPDGQKALNKARELIAFADKARIPVYQIQHIAPAGSAVFALDGEGVKFHPQMLPRAGDTVLQKTTVSVFGSTELDRLLKEKGIKTVIIAGLMTHACVAGGARDAAPLGYQVVVASDASATRSITRADGSSIDANSLHRAALASVEDTFGDVMTTAQIVKLPLK
- a CDS encoding mechanosensitive ion channel family protein; translation: MEALHLPVPAELIAPLWIGVQILLILLAGYFSQRVVARFLTRLGERYPFPPQLMMPLRGGLRWFIMGSAVIVVLERLGVSATVLWTALSGFVAVAAIAFFAMWSVLSNLLCAVLIFTVGPFRIGDVVELLDTLDKPGVKGRVVAINLLYTTLIEPAESGSGSSMVQVPNSLFFQRSVRRWRESDL
- a CDS encoding ATP-binding cassette domain-containing protein, which translates into the protein MIRLQNLTLQRGPQRLLEDAELTLHAGHKAGLVGANGAGKSTLFALLLGELTPDSGDCLLPADWRIAHMRQEIDTLDRIAIDYVLDGDQRLRQVQADLARAEADEDGAAQARLHSELDSADGYTADARARKMLAGLGFTNEQMDRPVADFSGGWRMRLNLAQALMCPSDLLLLDEPTNHLDLDAILWLEDFLKNYPGTLLLISHDRDFLDAVVDNIAHVDQRKITLYRGGYSAFERARAERLAQQQQAYEKQQAQRAHMESYIARFKAQATKARQAQSRIKALERMEELSAAHVDSPFDFVFREAVKLSSPLLDLSDARLGYGDKTILEKVKLQLVPGARIGLLGPNGAGKSTLIKNLAGELEPLSGRLARGENLVVGYFAQHQLDSLDSKASPLLHMQRLAPTEREQTLRDFLGGFDFRGARIDEPVLNFSGGEKARLALALIAWGRPNLLLLDEPTNHLDLEMRLALTMALQEFSGAVLVVSHDRHLLKSTTDEFLLVADGKVQEFDGDLEDYARWLADYRLRNAPVSTTLVNPDKTDKKAQRQAAAALRQQLAPHKREADKLESELGKVNEKLAKIETSLGDSAVYEAARKDELRDLLAEQAKLKVLESQLEERWMEALELLESMQAELEALS
- a CDS encoding LysR family transcriptional regulator; amino-acid sequence: MNQLLAMRAFCCIVENRGFSAAAEQWETTSSTLSRHLQHLEAQLGVRLINRTTRHLSLTEAGERYHAACLDILQRLDQAALAVADDGSEPSGTLRISVPLVIGTLELGNWLPGFQQRYPKIRVDLSCEDRFVDLVAERFDLALRISGPLEDSSLVAKKLTVSDLILVAAPGYVSRQGLPRQVDELATHQLLGFTGSNEWRLNSARADTVVVALNGRFKTDTITSLHSAALAGLGIAAFTRATVQQNLQSGQLVQILPDYNAGQRHYFALYPHARLLAPKVRVFVEFMAQHYTSV
- a CDS encoding LysE family transporter is translated as MSLETWLAFFAACWVISLSPGAGAIASMSCGLQYGFWRGYWNALGLQLGLALQIAIVAAGVGAILAASSTAFYAIKWFGVAYLVYLAVKQWRALPADLSDDAAVRPIGKPLALVFRGFLVNVSNPKALVFMLAVLPQFVNPAAPLVSQYLTLGVTMICVDLIVMAGYTGLASKVLRLLRTPQQQRRMNRTFAGLFVGAAGFLATLHRATN
- a CDS encoding TIGR02444 family protein — its product is MQTDLWNYCLNLYARPGVEQAFLQLQDQGVDVCVLLCAAWLEERGVAFDKARLGQLNACAGPWQHEVVQPLRQLRTRWREAAAHDDALATLRVQVKALELEAERMLLRRLESVTQGWSKTQSQDTCAWLQKMAVDAGHPDCDALHTLRVAINRA